CGGTCGGGGTCGTCGCCGAAGATCCTCCGGCACTCCGCCTCGCCGGTGATCGAGTGGATCCCGACGTCCACCACCACCGCACCGGGCTTGACGTGGTCGCCGGTGATCATGGCCGGCCGGTCGCCGATCGCCGCCACGAGCAAGTCGGCCTCGCGCGTCACCGCCTTGAGGTCCCGGGTCCTCGAGTGGCAGACCGTGACCGTGCAATTCTCCCGTAGGAGCAGGAGCGCCAGCGGCTTGCCGACGATGTTGCTGCGGCCGATGACCACCGCGCGCTTCCCCTCAAGCTCGATCCCGTTTCGGCGGAGCAGCTCCACGATGCCCGAGGGGGTGCATGGCACGAACCCGGGAAGCCCGATCAGCAGCCGGCCGGCGTTGATGGGATGCAGACCATCGACGTCCTTGCTCGCGGCGATCTCCTCGATCACGCGGTGCTCGTCGATGGCCTCCGGCAGGGGGAGCTGGACCAGGATCCCGTGGACGTTGGGATCCTCGTCGAGCTGTCCCACCGCCACGAGGAGGTCGTCCTCGGACACGGTCGCCGGGAGGCGGAGCGCCACGGAGTTCATTCCGGCCTCTCGGGCGGCCTTCTCCTTGCTCCGCACGTAGATCTGGGATGCGGGGTTCTCGCCGACCAGGACGACCGTCAGCCCCGGAACGACCCCGCATTTCGTGAGGAGCCGCGAGCAACCCTCGGCCACCTCGCGGCGGATCTCCGCCGCGACGGCCTTGCCATCGAGCCGTCGTGCCGTGCCGCTTTCCACGTCGTCACCCTCGCGTCACTTCGGTTCGAGCCGGTAGGGCGCGCCGAAGCCCGCCTCCGAGCCGTCGGGGAGGGTCAGCGCGATTTCGAGGCGGAATCGCCGGGTGCCGGACGGGGGAGAGCGGAACACGAGGAGGCCCTCCTCGGTCCCGTCCGCCCGCACCACCTTCTGCCCGTCGAGGAGCAGGCCGCGCGCGCGGACCTGCGCCTCGGGGACCTCGTGTCCCAGCAGGGCGTAGGCCGACTCGATGTCGGGCCAGCCCACGGGGTACGAGACCTCCTTGTCCCGGCCCACGAGCCGGGTGGCGTCGGGCT
The genomic region above belongs to Terriglobia bacterium and contains:
- a CDS encoding bifunctional 5,10-methylenetetrahydrofolate dehydrogenase/5,10-methenyltetrahydrofolate cyclohydrolase — protein: MESGTARRLDGKAVAAEIRREVAEGCSRLLTKCGVVPGLTVVLVGENPASQIYVRSKEKAAREAGMNSVALRLPATVSEDDLLVAVGQLDEDPNVHGILVQLPLPEAIDEHRVIEEIAASKDVDGLHPINAGRLLIGLPGFVPCTPSGIVELLRRNGIELEGKRAVVIGRSNIVGKPLALLLLRENCTVTVCHSRTRDLKAVTREADLLVAAIGDRPAMITGDHVKPGAVVVDVGIHSITGEAECRRIFGDDPDRLRAVRERGSTLAGDVHPVEAAARASWLTPVPGGVGPLTIALLLRNTLLAARLAAGESLP